The Aequorivita sublithincola DSM 14238 genome window below encodes:
- a CDS encoding (4Fe-4S)-binding protein, translating to MEKAIKYTNGELTAVWKPTLSIHSANCVHGLPEVFKPKEKPWIQTENSSTEKIIKTVGNCHSGALSYFMNATGNVENPSENSAENTKVEIVKNGPLMVYSTLSVTYDHGYEEQKSKVTAFCRCGDSAKKPFCDGAHKQHSWE from the coding sequence ATGGAAAAAGCGATAAAATACACGAACGGCGAACTTACAGCAGTTTGGAAACCTACTCTTTCCATACATTCCGCAAACTGCGTGCATGGTTTACCTGAAGTTTTTAAACCTAAAGAAAAACCATGGATACAAACTGAAAATTCTTCAACTGAAAAAATCATTAAAACTGTTGGCAATTGCCATAGTGGCGCCTTAAGTTATTTTATGAATGCTACTGGGAATGTTGAAAACCCTTCAGAAAATAGCGCTGAAAATACTAAAGTTGAGATTGTTAAAAATGGTCCTTTAATGGTTTATAGCACCCTTTCGGTAACTTATGACCATGGTTATGAAGAGCAAAAATCAAAAGTCACAGCATTTTGTCGTTGTGGCGATAGTGCCAAAAAACCATTTTGTGACGGAGCACATAAACAACATTCTTGGGAATAG
- the kynU gene encoding kynureninase has protein sequence MFQNNIEYARKQDAEDSLASFRNKFHIPKNDFGEEMVYLCGNSLGLQPKITSEYIQEVLNDWAKFGVEGHTEAKNAWLPYHEFLAENMAKIVGAKPSEVVVMNTLTTNLHLMMVSFYQPTKTKYKIVVESDAFPSDKYAVESQLKFHGVDIKDALILWKPRKGEELCRFEDLEEIMKQHGNEIALLMIGSTNYYTGQSFPLKKITELGHKYKCMVGFDLAHGAGNIQPNLHETGADFAVWCTYKYLNSGPGSLGGCFVHERHANNEKLNRFAGWWGHNKKTRFNMRKDFDALPGAEGWQLSNPPILSMAAIRASLDTFAEAGFENIRKKSEKLTGYLEFLLDEMKNEAINVITPRNPEERGCQLSIQVKNADKRLHTKLTEAGVISDWREPDVIRIAPAPLYNSFEDVFKFSEKLKEVLKK, from the coding sequence ATGTTCCAAAACAATATAGAATACGCTAGAAAACAAGATGCCGAGGATTCCTTAGCTTCATTCAGAAATAAATTTCACATTCCAAAAAACGATTTTGGGGAAGAAATGGTTTATCTCTGCGGAAATTCCCTCGGATTACAACCAAAAATTACTTCAGAATATATTCAGGAAGTCTTAAATGATTGGGCAAAGTTTGGAGTTGAAGGTCACACCGAAGCAAAAAATGCTTGGCTTCCGTACCACGAATTTTTAGCCGAAAATATGGCGAAAATCGTTGGCGCGAAACCTTCGGAAGTTGTTGTGATGAACACTTTAACTACCAATCTTCATTTAATGATGGTTTCGTTTTACCAACCCACAAAAACGAAATATAAAATTGTGGTGGAAAGTGATGCTTTCCCGAGTGATAAATACGCTGTGGAAAGTCAGTTGAAGTTTCACGGAGTAGATATAAAAGATGCTCTAATTCTCTGGAAACCCAGAAAGGGCGAAGAACTCTGCCGTTTTGAAGATTTAGAAGAAATAATGAAACAACACGGAAACGAGATTGCTTTATTAATGATTGGAAGCACCAATTATTACACAGGCCAATCTTTTCCGCTGAAAAAAATTACCGAACTCGGTCATAAATATAAGTGTATGGTTGGTTTTGATTTGGCGCACGGCGCAGGAAATATTCAACCAAATCTTCACGAAACCGGAGCCGATTTCGCCGTTTGGTGCACCTATAAGTATTTAAACAGCGGCCCTGGAAGTTTGGGCGGATGTTTTGTTCACGAACGCCACGCCAACAACGAAAAATTAAACCGTTTTGCAGGTTGGTGGGGACATAACAAAAAAACGCGTTTCAATATGCGAAAAGATTTTGATGCGCTTCCTGGTGCTGAAGGCTGGCAATTAAGCAATCCACCAATACTTTCAATGGCTGCAATTAGAGCTTCTTTAGACACTTTTGCAGAAGCTGGTTTCGAAAACATTCGGAAGAAATCTGAAAAACTTACAGGTTATTTAGAGTTTCTATTGGACGAAATGAAAAACGAAGCCATCAACGTAATTACACCTAGAAACCCTGAGGAACGCGGTTGTCAGCTTTCAATACAAGTGAAAAATGCTGACAAAAGATTACATACAAAACTAACCGAAGCTGGCGTAATCAGCGATTGGCGCGAGCCAGACGTAATTCGTATTGCTCCTGCCCCACTTTATAATAGTTTTGAAGATGTTTTTAAGTTTTCTGAAAAGCTGAAAGAAGTATTGAAAAAATGA
- a CDS encoding FAD-dependent oxidoreductase: MSKNQNILIIGAGLCGSLLALRMAQRGFQVTLVEKRPDLRKIIQDAGRSINLALSDRGLRGLRIAGVEEAAKKLCIPMNGRMIHDKAGNTFLSPYSGRKNEYINSVSRPGLNMLLLDEAEKMPNVKIIFNHACENVDLENASAVFKEFNSDKEITISADVIFGTDGAGSAVRKNMYENHKFLFSFSQQWLGHGYKELEIPAAENNGYRTYKNALHIWPRGEDMLIALPNLDGSFTVTLFLPYENNDYCFANLTTPEMVHEYFNKEYPDVVEMIPNLSEEFFNNPIGPLGTVKCSPWNSFGKVLLLGDAAHAIVPFYGQGMNASFEDVVVFDEILEKYASEENINWNTILKEYESKRINDTDAIADLAVDNFHEMKEHTAMEIFQNKRKLETAFEAEFPEEYYSKYSLVTFKESISYSEAMKRGRAQDKAILNLLDDGKLTEEMSLKEKLELVKKETQAILHDDEVAFG, translated from the coding sequence ATGAGTAAAAACCAAAATATCCTAATCATCGGCGCTGGCCTCTGCGGAAGCCTTCTTGCTTTACGAATGGCACAACGCGGCTTTCAAGTAACTTTGGTTGAAAAACGACCCGATTTACGAAAAATCATACAAGACGCTGGACGTTCTATAAATCTAGCTTTAAGTGATCGCGGTTTACGCGGCTTACGTATAGCAGGCGTTGAAGAAGCTGCAAAAAAACTCTGCATCCCAATGAACGGGCGAATGATTCACGATAAGGCTGGTAACACTTTTCTAAGTCCTTATAGCGGTAGAAAAAATGAATATATAAACTCAGTTTCTCGTCCTGGTTTGAACATGCTTTTGTTAGACGAAGCAGAAAAAATGCCTAACGTAAAAATCATTTTCAACCATGCTTGCGAAAATGTGGATTTGGAAAATGCTTCAGCTGTTTTTAAAGAATTTAATTCCGATAAGGAGATAACCATTTCTGCAGATGTAATTTTTGGAACCGACGGCGCAGGCTCTGCGGTTCGTAAAAATATGTATGAAAACCACAAATTTCTCTTTAGCTTTTCGCAACAATGGCTTGGTCACGGCTATAAAGAACTCGAAATTCCAGCTGCTGAAAATAACGGTTACAGAACTTATAAAAACGCTTTACATATTTGGCCTCGAGGTGAAGATATGTTGATTGCACTACCAAATTTGGACGGAAGTTTTACCGTAACACTTTTTCTACCTTATGAAAACAACGACTATTGTTTCGCCAATTTGACAACGCCAGAAATGGTTCACGAATATTTCAACAAAGAATATCCAGATGTGGTCGAAATGATTCCAAACCTTTCAGAAGAATTTTTCAACAACCCAATCGGCCCGCTCGGAACCGTAAAATGTTCCCCTTGGAATAGCTTCGGAAAAGTGCTATTGCTGGGCGATGCCGCACACGCAATAGTTCCTTTTTATGGGCAAGGAATGAACGCTTCCTTTGAAGACGTTGTGGTTTTTGATGAAATTCTCGAGAAATATGCTTCGGAAGAAAACATTAATTGGAACACAATTTTAAAGGAATACGAGTCGAAGCGAATAAATGACACAGACGCAATTGCAGATTTAGCGGTAGATAATTTCCACGAAATGAAAGAGCACACCGCTATGGAAATCTTTCAAAATAAAAGAAAGCTAGAAACCGCTTTTGAAGCCGAATTTCCTGAAGAATATTACAGCAAATATTCTTTGGTTACCTTTAAAGAATCAATAAGTTACTCCGAAGCAATGAAACGCGGAAGAGCTCAGGACAAAGCAATTTTGAATCTTTTGGATGATGGGAAACTCACAGAAGAAATGTCTTTAAAAGAAAAACTAGAGCTAGTAAAAAAAGAAACCCAAGCCATTCTTCACGATGATGAAGTGGCGTTTGGATAA
- a CDS encoding RidA family protein: MSNKSRLVEGKATPRGAYPHIKRAGDFLFVSGTSSRLPDNTIAGVNKIDEMGTMHFDIKEQTRAVLENIKDYLATEGATMADIVDVTSFLVNMNDFGGYNQVYSEYFNKETGPARTTVAVHQLPHPQLIVEIKAMAYFPVKGNK; encoded by the coding sequence ATGAGTAACAAAAGCAGATTAGTAGAAGGAAAAGCTACGCCAAGAGGCGCATATCCGCACATTAAGCGTGCAGGAGATTTTTTATTTGTTAGTGGAACGAGTTCACGTTTGCCCGACAATACTATTGCGGGCGTGAATAAAATTGACGAAATGGGCACAATGCATTTCGATATTAAGGAACAAACGCGAGCCGTTCTAGAAAACATAAAAGATTACCTAGCCACTGAAGGCGCTACGATGGCAGATATTGTGGACGTAACCAGCTTTTTGGTAAATATGAATGATTTTGGAGGTTACAACCAAGTGTATTCAGAATATTTTAATAAGGAAACGGGTCCAGCTAGAACTACTGTTGCAGTGCATCAATTGCCACATCCGCAGTTGATAGTTGAGATTAAGGCGATGGCTTATTTTCCAGTTAAGGGAAATAAGTAA
- a CDS encoding aldehyde dehydrogenase, translated as MKILNYINGEYVEPLSKKWLDNYNPSNGEVYSQIANSNQEDIESAYQAAKEAFPKWSNTTIDERSRILLKIADLIEEKLVDLAEAETKDNGKPLSLALSVDIPRASSNFRFFGNAITQFSSEAHESIGLNTMNFTLRQPIGVVGCISPWNLPLYLFSWKIAPAIAAGNCVIAKPSEVTPMTAFLLGEICTEAGLPKGVLNIVHGTGPSAGQSIVAHKNIKAISFTGGTKTGEHIARTAAPMFKKLSLELGGKNPNLIFADCDYDKMLAVTVRSSFANQGQICLCGSRIFVEKPIFEKFKKDFVEKVKQLKIGNPFDAETNIGALVSKPHLEKVESYIKIAEKEGGKILYGGNRVTVKDLENGYYLEPTIIEVFDDQCRVNQEEIFGPVVTIMSFETEEEVLQMANSVKYGLSSTLWTTDLNRTMRISKEIEAGIVWVNTWLNRDLRTPFGGMKDSGVGREGGFEALRFFTETKNVCIKYD; from the coding sequence TTGAAAATCCTAAACTACATAAACGGCGAATACGTTGAACCACTTTCAAAAAAATGGTTGGATAACTATAATCCGTCCAACGGCGAAGTGTATTCCCAAATAGCTAATTCAAATCAAGAAGATATTGAAAGTGCATACCAAGCCGCAAAAGAGGCTTTCCCAAAATGGAGTAATACAACCATCGACGAACGGAGCCGCATTCTTCTGAAAATCGCAGATTTAATCGAAGAAAAGTTAGTCGATTTGGCTGAAGCAGAAACAAAAGACAACGGCAAACCACTTAGTTTAGCATTGTCCGTTGACATTCCGAGAGCATCTTCAAACTTTCGGTTTTTTGGAAATGCAATCACCCAATTTTCAAGTGAAGCTCACGAAAGTATAGGTTTAAATACTATGAATTTTACCTTGCGCCAACCTATTGGGGTTGTGGGCTGTATTTCACCTTGGAATCTTCCACTTTATTTATTTTCTTGGAAAATCGCTCCAGCAATCGCCGCCGGAAACTGCGTTATTGCAAAACCCAGCGAAGTTACTCCAATGACCGCTTTTCTTTTAGGCGAAATCTGCACCGAAGCAGGTTTGCCAAAAGGTGTTTTGAATATTGTTCACGGCACGGGACCTTCTGCCGGCCAATCTATTGTTGCACATAAAAACATTAAAGCAATTTCCTTTACCGGCGGAACAAAAACCGGCGAACACATTGCTCGAACTGCCGCTCCAATGTTCAAAAAACTATCGTTGGAACTAGGTGGAAAAAACCCAAACCTCATCTTCGCAGATTGCGATTATGATAAAATGCTCGCAGTTACGGTTCGTTCTTCCTTCGCAAACCAAGGCCAAATCTGCCTTTGCGGAAGTAGAATTTTTGTTGAAAAACCGATTTTCGAAAAATTCAAAAAAGATTTTGTTGAAAAGGTAAAGCAACTGAAAATCGGAAATCCGTTTGATGCTGAAACGAATATTGGAGCTTTAGTTTCCAAACCTCATCTCGAAAAAGTAGAATCATATATTAAAATTGCCGAAAAGGAAGGTGGTAAAATACTGTACGGAGGAAATCGAGTAACAGTAAAAGATTTAGAAAACGGTTATTATTTAGAGCCAACAATTATCGAAGTTTTTGACGATCAATGTCGTGTAAATCAAGAAGAAATTTTCGGCCCAGTTGTTACAATTATGTCTTTTGAAACTGAAGAAGAAGTATTGCAAATGGCTAATTCGGTTAAATATGGCTTATCTTCCACACTTTGGACAACCGATTTAAACCGCACAATGAGAATTTCAAAAGAAATTGAAGCGGGAATAGTTTGGGTAAACACTTGGCTAAACCGTGATTTACGAACTCCCTTCGGCGGAATGAAAGACAGCGGCGTGGGTCGTGAAGGCGGATTTGAAGCACTTCGGTTTTTTACTGAGACGAAGAATGTGTGTATAAAATACGATTGA
- a CDS encoding SDR family oxidoreductase, whose translation MNLDLTDKNALVCGSTAGIGKATAIKLAKLGATITLVARDQEKLKETLIELPHDKGQKHNYFVADFTNPQQLKDKVEVAVSNKIFHILVNNTGGPKGGPIFSAGTDEFEKAFSMHVVCNQILAQAVVPGMKEADYGRIINIISTSVKQPIDGLGVSNTIRGAVASWSKTMANELGQYGITVNNVLPGFTATDRLEDIVGNAAKRMDKTEKEASDFMKNLVPAKRFAQPGEIANAVAFLASEAASYINGINLPVDGGRTKSL comes from the coding sequence ATGAATTTAGACTTAACAGATAAAAACGCCCTAGTCTGCGGCAGTACCGCAGGAATTGGAAAAGCAACTGCAATTAAACTTGCCAAACTTGGAGCAACCATAACTTTGGTGGCTCGCGATCAAGAAAAGTTGAAGGAAACATTAATAGAACTTCCTCACGACAAAGGCCAAAAACACAACTATTTTGTAGCAGATTTCACCAATCCACAACAGTTAAAGGACAAAGTGGAAGTCGCGGTTTCCAACAAAATTTTTCACATTTTGGTGAATAATACAGGTGGTCCAAAAGGCGGCCCGATCTTTTCAGCAGGAACTGACGAATTTGAAAAAGCATTTTCAATGCACGTAGTTTGCAACCAAATTTTGGCACAAGCCGTAGTTCCTGGAATGAAGGAGGCTGATTACGGAAGGATAATAAATATAATATCAACTTCAGTAAAACAACCAATTGACGGACTTGGTGTAAGCAACACCATTCGTGGGGCAGTTGCCAGTTGGAGCAAAACAATGGCTAATGAATTGGGACAGTATGGAATTACCGTAAACAACGTATTGCCAGGTTTTACAGCGACAGATAGATTGGAAGATATTGTTGGCAACGCTGCAAAACGGATGGATAAAACCGAAAAAGAAGCTAGCGATTTTATGAAAAACTTAGTTCCCGCAAAACGCTTTGCGCAACCTGGCGAAATTGCAAATGCTGTGGCATTTTTGGCTAGTGAAGCTGCAAGCTACATCAACGGAATTAATCTTCCAGTTGA